In Oryza sativa Japonica Group chromosome 3, ASM3414082v1, one DNA window encodes the following:
- the LOC136355651 gene encoding uncharacterized protein gives MADKTLREFAAPSTGNVAIGPQINMGDVDFDLKSSLIMMAQACPFCGEPNEDANAHLQQFLEICITYTIKGIKGVSPDAVRLRLFLFFLLGKTKQWFYANRAVVNIWDKCSTAFLSKFFPMGKTNALGGRISSFQLTRVESIPEAWERLQEYVAVCPHHGMDGWLILQNFYNGLTPMSRDHLDAAAEGSFFSKVVRGAVDLIEKMVSNMGWSEERLQTHQRGMCFVKETELLAAKLDLLMKRLDDHDKRPQGTIKALDSHVTCEVCGGTGHSGNDCLETREDAMYMGNNNNGNRPRGVPATETGRIPEQTDSSIENVMAITTRGGKSTRDPPYPNPAGTNRVAREAPSSNSADKEVQPEKAVPQEYCDTRLLPFHQRSRKPSVDEQFARFVEVIQKIHINVPLDAMQVVKLTEQCSNVILHKLLEKKKDPGCPTITCSIGAQQFDQVLCDLGASVSVMPKNVFDKLNFTVLAPTPMRLQLADSLVRYPTGIAEDMLVKIWDFFIPVDFVVLDMDNGKETPLILGRPFLSTAGANIDVETRSIRFHINGKKEKFQFQPRTEQCSMVRIKYGPNPQNIQVVEVEPPKMDSLVKFMQNFLEKETTMPTNRYWKILVKLSTLAKKLEQSKPSSTPKPKKVWKEKSKTPTPLPPETGGKSVH, from the exons ATGgctgacaagaccctccgcgaattcgctgctccctctactggcaatgtggccattgggccgcaGATCAACATGGGAGACGTTGATTTCGACTTGAAGTCTAGCCTCATCATGATGGCGCAAGCTTGCCCATTCTGTGGCGAGCCTAacgaggatgccaatgctcatctaCAGCAGTTCCTAGAGATCTGTATCACGTACACTATAAAGGGTATAAAGGGTGTCAGTCCAGACGCCGTCAGGCTGCGGCTGTTCCTGTTCTTCCTTCTCGGGAAAACGAAGCAATGGTTTTATGCCAACCGTGCTGTTGTCAACATCTGGGACAAATGCTCTACGGCATTCCTCTCGAAGTTCTTtccgatgggcaaaaccaatgcccttGGTGGAAGGATTTCTAGTTTCCAGCTGACAAGGGTTGAGTCCATTCCTGAAGCATGGGAACGACTTCAGGAGTATGTGGCCgtctgtcctcatcatgggatggacggcTGGCTGATTCTGCAGAATTTCTATAATGGACTCACTCCAATGTCCCGTGACCACCTGGACGCGGCAGCTGAAGGATCGTTCTTCTCTAAGGTGGTTCGAGGAGCCGTTgatttaatagagaagatggtctccaatatgggttggagcgaggaacgactccaaaCCCATCAGCGAGGTATGTGCTTCGTCAAGGAAACGGAACTACTCgctgccaagctggacctcctcatgaaacgACTGGACGACCACGACAAACGGCCACAAGGCACcatcaaggccttggactcacacGTCACGTGTGAGGTCTGTGGCGGCACGGGTCACTCTGGGAACGACTGCCTAGAAACTCGTGAGGatgcgatgtacatgggcaacaacaacaacgggaATCGTCCACGAGGAG TCCCTGCAACTGAAACTGGGAGGATTCCGGAGCAGACCGACTCCTCCATTGAAAATGTCATGGCGATCACGACGAGaggaggtaagtccactcgtgatccgccatatcctaaccctgcaggaactaATCGGGTTGCCAGAGAAGCGCCATCGAGTAACTCGGCTGACAAAGAGGTTCAGCCAGAAAAGGCCGTGCCGCAGGAATACTGCGACACACGATTGCTGCCGTTTCATcaacggagtaggaaaccgtcagtggacgagcagttcgctcgctttgttgaagtaatccagaagatTCACATCAACGTGCCGTTGGATGCTATGCAA GTGGTTAAGCTGACGGAGCAGTGCAGCAACgtcatactccacaagctcctagaaaagaagaaggatccggggtgtcctacgatcacctgctcgatcggggcacagCAGTTTGACCAAGTCCTGTGTGATCTCGGAGCTAGtgtcagcgtcatgccaaagaacgtctttgacaagctcaacttcacggtgttggcaccaacaccgatgcgcctACAACTGGCTGACTCGTTAGTCCGTTACCCGACGGGGATTGCGGAGGATATGCTAGTCAAGATatgggatttcttcatcccggttgaCTTCGTGGTGCTGGATATGGACAATGGAAAAGAGACGCCGCTCATCCTGGGGCgtccgttccttagcaccgcaggagccaacattgacgtggAAACGAGAAGTATCCGTTTCCATATCAACGGGAAGAAGGAAAAGTTTCAGTTTCAGCCAAGGACtgaacaatgctccatggtcagaatAAAGTACGGGCCAAATCCGCAGAATATTCaagtggtcgaagtggagccacccaagatGGATAGCCTGGTAAAGTTCATGCAGAATTTCCTGGAAAAGGAAACAACGATGCCCACGAACCGTTATTGGAAGATACTGGTAAAATTAAGTACACTGGCCAAGAAGCTAGAGCAGTCGAAGCCGTCTTCCACACCAAaaccaaagaaggtgtggaaagaAAAGTCAAAGACGCCTACTCCATTACCTCCGGAGACAGGTGGAAAATCAGTGCACTGA
- the LOC4333244 gene encoding uncharacterized protein → MALVDPKAGESSSSTVTAHHLFVVVIDGVETSIHEGSLQASLGGTVTITSAGNLSASGVRSVVVRGGGGGSVSFTLCGDAVADGVDSASFVRCGAARAEGARAVSVTRCRAADLEQAGRVSLERCREARVRGGGALRAARCRRADVESFGEVHLARCKGARVDWCGSVEVEMCRAVDVSRCGAVTGGRCRVVSAVGCGSVEVAHAVVNILEEEQPQAAQHPVSPSHSSRSSDSE, encoded by the coding sequence ATGGCGCTTGTCGATCCCAAGGCCGGggagtcctcctcctccaccgtcacAGCTCACCACCTGTTCGTCGTTGTGATCGACGGCGTGGAGACGTCCATCCACGAGGGCAGCCTCCAGGCCAGTCTCGGCGGCACGGTCACCATCACCAGCGCGGGGAACCTCTCCGCCAGCGGCGTCCGCAGCGTCGTCgtgcgcggcgggggcgggggcagcGTCAGCTTCACCCTGTGCGGAGacgcggtcgccgacggcgTCGACTCCGCGTCGTTCGTCCGGTGCGGCGCAGCGCGGGCGGAGGGCGCGCGGGCGGTGTCGGTCACGCGGTGCCGCGCCGCGGACTTGGAGCAGGCCGGCAGGGTGTCCCTCGAGCGGTGCAGGGAGGCACGGgtccggggcggcggcgcgctgcgAGCAGCCAGGTGCAGGCGCGCCGACGTGGAGAGCTTCGGCGAGGTGCACCTGGCACGGTGCAAGGGCGCGCGCGTCGACTGGTGCGGCAGCGTGGAGGTCGAGATGTGCAGGGCGGTGGATGTCAGCCGGTGCGGGGCTGTGACCGGCGGACGGTGCAGGGTGGTGAGCGCCGTCGGCTGCGGCAGCGTCGAGGTGGCCCATGCCGTGGTGAACATTCTTGAAGAAGAACAGCCACAAGCAGCACAACATCCCGTCTCTCCATCACACTCCAGTCGATCCAGTGACAGTGAATGA